In one Pirellulales bacterium genomic region, the following are encoded:
- a CDS encoding selenium-binding family protein, with product MRRRDFLIASLAASGISQARQPFAAELLDGDATGPGFCTPQEAMRAEREKLLYVVALATDPAKPDYLATVDVDPLSATYSQVVHRLPMPHVGDELHHFGWNACSSCHGDSAAERRFLIVPGNRSCRIHIVDTNDLRQPTIHKVLDGDVIKRQTNLSAPHTVHCLADGHIMISMLGDAAGNAPGGFLLLDQKFEIAGHWQRDATGMRFNYDFWYQPRHNVMVSSEWGAPNTYSKGFNPQDVADGKYGRQLHFWDWKERKIVKSVDLGDQGLIPLEVRFHHDPASTHGFVGAALSSTVWHWQKAGDDWQVEQVISVEPVQVAGSDSPLPGLITDVILSMDDRYLYFSNWLHGDLRQYDVSDPARPKLTGQLWLGGLIGKTPEHQGRKLIGGPQMLQLSLDGRRLYVTNSLYSAWDNQFYPDMAKAGSHMLQIDCDTEKGGLALNEQFLVDFGREPDGPARAHEMRYPGGDCTSDIFA from the coding sequence ATGCGACGCCGCGATTTTCTAATTGCCAGTCTGGCCGCGTCTGGAATCTCGCAGGCGCGCCAACCCTTCGCCGCGGAACTATTGGACGGCGATGCCACGGGGCCCGGTTTCTGCACTCCGCAAGAAGCGATGCGGGCCGAGCGCGAAAAGCTGTTGTACGTCGTGGCGCTGGCGACCGACCCTGCCAAGCCCGACTACCTGGCCACCGTCGATGTCGATCCGCTGTCGGCCACCTATTCGCAAGTGGTGCATCGCCTGCCGATGCCGCATGTTGGCGACGAGTTGCACCATTTTGGCTGGAACGCATGCAGTTCTTGCCACGGCGACAGCGCGGCCGAGCGCCGCTTTTTGATTGTGCCGGGCAATCGCTCGTGCCGCATCCACATTGTCGACACCAACGACCTGCGCCAGCCGACGATCCACAAGGTGCTGGATGGCGACGTGATTAAGCGGCAAACCAATCTTAGCGCGCCGCATACCGTGCATTGCCTGGCCGACGGCCACATCATGATTTCGATGCTTGGCGACGCCGCCGGCAACGCCCCGGGCGGGTTTCTCTTGCTCGATCAAAAGTTCGAGATCGCCGGCCATTGGCAGCGCGACGCCACCGGCATGCGGTTCAACTACGACTTCTGGTATCAGCCGCGTCACAACGTGATGGTTTCCAGCGAATGGGGCGCGCCGAACACCTACTCCAAGGGCTTCAACCCACAAGATGTCGCCGACGGCAAATACGGCCGCCAGCTTCATTTCTGGGACTGGAAAGAGCGGAAGATCGTCAAGAGCGTCGATCTGGGCGATCAGGGTTTGATTCCGCTTGAGGTGCGCTTTCATCACGATCCCGCCAGCACCCACGGCTTTGTCGGCGCGGCGCTCTCCAGCACCGTGTGGCACTGGCAGAAGGCGGGGGACGATTGGCAGGTCGAACAAGTCATCAGCGTCGAACCAGTGCAGGTCGCGGGTTCCGATAGCCCGTTGCCCGGCCTGATTACCGACGTCATTTTGTCGATGGATGATCGTTATTTGTACTTTTCCAATTGGCTACACGGCGATTTGCGTCAGTACGATGTGAGCGACCCAGCGCGGCCCAAGTTGACAGGACAGCTTTGGCTGGGCGGTTTGATTGGCAAGACGCCAGAACACCAGGGGCGCAAGCTCATTGGCGGTCCGCAGATGCTGCAACTCAGCCTCGACGGCCGACGGCTTTATGTGACCAATTCGCTCTACAGCGCCTGGGACAACCAGTTCTATCCCGACATGGCCAAGGCTGGGTCGCACATGTTGCAGATCGATTGCGACACTGAGAAAGGGGGCCTGGCGCTGAACGAGCAGTTTCTGGTCGACTTTGGCCGCGAGCCAGACGGCCCGGCGCGCGCCCACGAGATGCGCTATCCCGGCGGAGATTGCACCTCGGACATATTTGCGTGA
- the xseA gene encoding exodeoxyribonuclease VII large subunit — protein sequence MRQSELFSEEPPREQLLTVSELTNQIKTQLEDSFGSVSVTGEICNFSRPQSGHCYLTLKDERAQIRAVIWRSTAARTKFDLHDGLEVVCRGAIDVYAARGSYQLVINSIQPKGMGAQELALRQLQAKLAAEGLFDIERKRPLPRFPRQIAVVTSPTGAAIRDFLEVLRRRWRGAHVWIVPVRVQGAGAAAEVVRALALVNRLSERIDCAVVARGGGGVEDLWTFNDEAVVRAIAGCRVPVVSAIGHEIDVTLSDLVADVRALTPSEAAELVAPAADALRQLLLARQRHLVSALRRRAEAARLRLDALAASRVLRRPYDRIHDLSRRLDELSLRADRAGRQRIKSAGETLQRCAAQLDSLSPLAVLARGYSLTERAADGALVRDARTLAVGEAIVTRFATGQAKSRVEAIEE from the coding sequence GTGCGGCAATCCGAACTCTTTTCCGAGGAGCCGCCGCGCGAGCAGTTGCTCACCGTCTCGGAGTTGACCAACCAGATCAAGACACAGCTCGAAGATTCGTTCGGCTCAGTGTCGGTAACCGGCGAAATCTGCAACTTCTCCCGCCCGCAGTCGGGGCATTGCTATCTGACTCTCAAGGACGAGAGGGCGCAGATTCGCGCGGTCATCTGGCGCAGCACGGCGGCGCGCACCAAGTTCGACCTGCACGACGGATTGGAGGTGGTCTGCCGCGGCGCGATTGACGTGTACGCCGCGCGCGGCAGCTATCAACTTGTTATCAATAGCATCCAGCCCAAGGGCATGGGCGCCCAAGAACTGGCGCTGCGGCAACTGCAAGCCAAACTGGCGGCCGAGGGGCTGTTTGACATTGAGCGCAAGCGGCCGCTGCCGCGCTTTCCGCGGCAGATCGCCGTGGTCACCAGTCCAACCGGCGCGGCGATCCGCGATTTTCTAGAAGTGCTGCGCCGCCGTTGGCGCGGCGCGCATGTCTGGATTGTGCCGGTGCGCGTGCAAGGCGCCGGCGCCGCGGCCGAGGTGGTTCGCGCGCTGGCGCTGGTCAACCGACTGTCCGAACGCATCGACTGCGCAGTGGTCGCGCGGGGCGGGGGCGGCGTCGAGGATTTGTGGACCTTCAACGACGAGGCGGTGGTCCGCGCCATCGCCGGTTGCCGCGTGCCAGTCGTCTCCGCCATTGGGCACGAAATCGACGTCACCCTCTCCGACCTGGTGGCCGACGTGCGGGCGCTCACCCCCAGCGAGGCGGCCGAACTGGTGGCGCCAGCGGCCGACGCGCTGCGGCAGTTGCTGCTGGCGCGTCAGCGGCATTTGGTGTCGGCGCTGCGCCGCCGGGCGGAAGCGGCCCGCCTGCGGCTCGACGCCCTTGCGGCCAGCCGCGTGCTGCGCCGTCCGTACGACCGAATACACGACCTGTCGCGCCGATTGGACGAGCTTTCGCTCCGCGCCGATCGCGCCGGTCGCCAGCGGATCAAATCGGCGGGCGAGACGTTGCAGCGCTGCGCCGCGCAGCTCGATTCACTTAGCCCGCTCGCTGTGCTGGCGCGCGGCTACAGCCTGACGGAGCGCGCCGCGGACGGCGCGCTGGTCCGCGACGCGCGAACGTTGGCGGTTGGCGAAGCGATCGTGACGCGCTTCGCCACCGGGCAGGCCAAGAGCCGCGTTGAGGCGATTGAGGAATAG
- a CDS encoding aminotransferase class I/II-fold pyridoxal phosphate-dependent enzyme has translation MSHDSTTDLAARERGPSTTAIHGGERRRKPGDSITDPIFCAATYTFADTQAVIDYIEQKQPREEYGRYGNPSEKVVEQKLAELEGAEAALLYTTGMSAFVGLLMAKLNAGDEVIFFDECYHRSREFCLKHLARFGVTTHQVRTGDYAAMEAAITPQTRLLISESPTNPHLSVIDLEHFVAIGRRHGVETLIDATLATPYNLRPIEAGVDYVQHSATKYLAGHNDLLAGVLLGRADKLEPIRKLRGIMGAINSPHNIYLLQRGLKTFELRMQRQNANGLAVARFLESHPRIEKVYYPGLESHPYHEVARRTMRGFGGLVTFLVRDADWRATAQVVDACCIPRIAPSLGGVESLIEQPLVMSYFECTPEERRKYGIPDNMIRMACGIENSEDLIADLAQALEPR, from the coding sequence ATGAGCCACGACTCGACGACCGATCTTGCCGCGCGAGAGCGCGGCCCCTCGACCACGGCGATCCACGGTGGCGAGCGCCGGCGCAAGCCCGGCGACTCGATCACCGATCCGATCTTCTGCGCCGCCACCTACACGTTTGCCGACACGCAAGCGGTGATCGACTACATCGAGCAGAAGCAGCCGCGCGAAGAGTATGGCCGCTACGGCAACCCCAGCGAGAAGGTTGTCGAGCAAAAGCTGGCCGAATTGGAAGGTGCCGAAGCGGCGCTGCTCTACACCACCGGCATGAGCGCCTTTGTCGGACTACTGATGGCCAAGCTCAACGCGGGCGACGAGGTGATCTTCTTCGACGAATGCTATCACCGCAGCCGCGAATTCTGTTTGAAGCACTTGGCGCGTTTCGGCGTGACCACGCATCAGGTGCGCACGGGGGACTACGCGGCGATGGAAGCGGCCATCACGCCACAAACACGGCTGTTGATTAGCGAGTCGCCCACCAATCCGCATTTGAGCGTGATTGACTTGGAGCACTTTGTCGCGATTGGGCGTCGCCACGGCGTGGAGACCTTGATCGACGCCACGCTGGCCACGCCGTACAACCTGCGCCCCATCGAGGCCGGCGTCGACTATGTGCAGCATTCCGCCACCAAGTATCTGGCCGGACACAACGATCTGTTGGCGGGCGTGCTCCTGGGGCGCGCCGACAAGTTGGAGCCGATTCGCAAGCTGCGCGGCATCATGGGCGCCATCAATTCGCCCCACAACATCTATCTCTTGCAACGCGGGCTGAAAACCTTTGAACTGCGGATGCAGCGCCAAAACGCCAATGGGTTGGCGGTGGCCCGCTTTCTGGAGAGTCATCCGCGCATCGAAAAAGTGTATTACCCCGGTCTGGAGAGCCATCCCTACCACGAGGTGGCGCGGCGCACGATGCGCGGCTTTGGCGGGCTGGTCACCTTCTTGGTGCGCGACGCCGATTGGCGCGCCACCGCCCAGGTGGTCGACGCGTGCTGCATTCCGCGGATCGCGCCTAGCTTGGGAGGCGTGGAATCGCTGATCGAACAGCCGCTGGTGATGAGCTACTTCGAGTGTACCCCGGAAGAGCGCCGCAAGTACGGCATCCCGGACAACATGATTCGCATGGCGTGCGGCATTGAGAATTCGGAAGACCTGATCGCCGATCTCGCGCAAGCCTTGGAACCGCGCTAG
- the hisG gene encoding ATP phosphoribosyltransferase, producing the protein MSEQPSNVLRLGIPAGSLQEATAELFRRAGYKITFPSRSYYPVIDDDEIECLLIRAQEMARYVADGILDAGLTGYDWIMETGADVHEVAELVFSKVSRRPVRWVLCVPEDSPVRSVQDLAGKRIATEAVGLTRQYLARHGVEARVEFSWGATEVKPPRLADAIVEVTETGNSLRANNLRIVDEILQSTTRFIANRASYAEPWKRQKIDDIVLMLQGAMAAEGRVGLMMNVPRERLTQVLSLLPALQRPTVSSLSDEAWVGVNTVLSESVVRNIIPKLKAAGARGIVEYQLSKIIE; encoded by the coding sequence ATGAGCGAGCAACCGAGCAACGTGCTGCGGCTGGGCATTCCGGCCGGCAGCCTCCAAGAAGCCACCGCCGAACTGTTTCGCCGCGCGGGCTACAAAATCACCTTTCCGTCGCGCAGTTACTATCCGGTCATCGACGACGATGAGATCGAGTGCCTGTTGATTCGCGCGCAGGAGATGGCCCGCTACGTGGCCGATGGCATCCTCGACGCCGGACTCACCGGCTACGACTGGATCATGGAAACCGGCGCCGACGTGCATGAAGTGGCGGAGTTGGTTTTCTCCAAGGTCAGCCGCCGGCCGGTGCGCTGGGTGTTGTGCGTGCCCGAGGATTCGCCGGTGCGCTCGGTGCAGGACTTGGCCGGCAAACGAATCGCCACCGAGGCGGTTGGCCTCACCAGGCAATACTTGGCGCGCCACGGAGTCGAGGCGCGGGTGGAGTTCAGTTGGGGCGCGACCGAGGTCAAGCCGCCACGACTGGCCGACGCCATTGTGGAAGTGACGGAGACGGGCAACTCGCTACGTGCCAACAACCTGCGGATTGTCGACGAGATTCTGCAAAGCACCACGCGATTCATCGCCAATCGCGCGTCGTATGCCGAACCGTGGAAGCGGCAAAAGATCGACGACATTGTGCTGATGCTGCAAGGCGCGATGGCCGCCGAAGGCAGAGTGGGGCTGATGATGAACGTGCCGCGCGAGCGATTGACGCAGGTGCTGTCGCTCTTGCCGGCGCTGCAACGGCCTACCGTTTCCAGCCTGTCGGACGAAGCCTGGGTTGGCGTGAACACGGTGCTGAGCGAAAGCGTGGTGCGCAACATCATTCCCAAGCTCAAGGCCGCCGGCGCGCGCGGCATTGTCGAATATCAGCTCAGCAAGATCATCGAGTGA
- a CDS encoding PLP-dependent aspartate aminotransferase family protein, with protein MKFRTRAIHVGQETDPTTGAVVPPICVASTFVQPSAGAAVEFDYSRSGNPTRLGLEQALASLEGGAAGLAFATGMAATHCATMLLSAGDHIVAGADIYGGTYRLLHNITNRSGVVTTLVDARETANIERAITDQTKLVWLESPGNPLMSITDLAAAAAICQRRGVLLAVDNTFATPVLTRPLELGADIVMHSATKYIGGHSDLLGGALVAKSRELYDRLKYIQNATGAVMGPFEAFLCSRGLKTMELRVLEQSRTAARIADFLESHARVARVLYPGLASHPGHEIAKRQMQGAFGAMLSFELRGGFDEARRFVESTRLFRLAVSLGSVESLIEQPAAMSHASYAPDDRRKHGIADGLIRLSVGLEAFDDLRDDLEQAFAASASGSS; from the coding sequence ATGAAGTTTCGCACCCGCGCGATTCATGTGGGGCAAGAGACCGATCCCACCACCGGCGCGGTGGTGCCCCCCATCTGCGTGGCGAGCACCTTTGTGCAGCCCAGCGCCGGCGCGGCCGTCGAGTTCGATTACTCGCGCAGCGGCAACCCCACCCGGCTTGGTTTGGAGCAGGCGCTGGCCTCGCTCGAAGGGGGCGCGGCGGGGTTGGCCTTCGCCACCGGCATGGCCGCCACGCACTGCGCCACCATGCTCCTCAGCGCGGGCGATCATATTGTGGCTGGCGCCGATATCTATGGCGGCACCTACCGACTGCTGCACAACATCACCAACCGCTCGGGCGTTGTGACCACCCTGGTCGACGCGCGCGAGACGGCGAACATCGAGCGCGCCATCACCGACCAAACCAAATTGGTTTGGCTTGAGAGCCCGGGCAATCCGCTCATGTCGATCACCGATCTGGCCGCCGCCGCCGCGATCTGTCAGCGCCGCGGAGTGTTGCTGGCGGTTGACAACACCTTTGCCACGCCGGTACTGACTCGCCCGCTGGAACTGGGCGCCGACATCGTGATGCACTCTGCCACTAAGTACATTGGCGGGCATAGCGATCTGCTCGGCGGGGCGCTGGTGGCCAAGTCGCGGGAACTGTACGACCGCCTGAAATACATTCAAAACGCCACCGGCGCCGTGATGGGGCCATTCGAGGCGTTTTTGTGTTCGCGTGGGCTAAAGACCATGGAATTGCGAGTGCTGGAGCAATCTCGCACAGCCGCGCGCATCGCGGATTTTCTGGAAAGTCACGCGCGGGTGGCGCGGGTGCTGTATCCGGGGTTGGCGAGTCATCCAGGGCATGAGATCGCCAAGCGGCAGATGCAGGGGGCCTTCGGCGCGATGCTCAGTTTTGAGCTGCGCGGCGGCTTTGACGAGGCTCGCCGGTTTGTTGAATCCACACGACTATTTCGGCTGGCGGTGAGTTTGGGATCGGTGGAGTCGCTCATCGAACAGCCGGCCGCCATGTCGCACGCCAGCTATGCCCCGGACGATCGCCGCAAGCACGGCATTGCCGATGGACTGATTCGGCTGAGCGTCGGTCTGGAAGCGTTCGACGACTTGCGCGATGACTTGGAGCAGGCCTTTGCCGCAAGCGCGTCAGGGTCGTCATGA
- a CDS encoding tetratricopeptide repeat protein yields MYPLPLLPAGVDMTADLESQLDGLKAQVRAAYDSDHYAAVVELLPIYLGHRPTDSFAWFMYGDSLRLLKRYSDALAALASAQREAPPQEQWRISSVLAELYKSTGKLDRAEELYQQLVTDRDCENKTWCWILRGANLLKLERVAEAESCFRRAATAEGDVDEAYYNLAVALLFQQRYDEALTAVGKAIELDPGFKKGPELRAHIEAAREASLEWLSWDAGK; encoded by the coding sequence ATGTATCCGCTGCCCCTCCTACCTGCCGGAGTGGATATGACCGCAGACCTTGAATCGCAACTCGACGGTCTCAAAGCTCAAGTAAGAGCGGCCTACGACTCCGATCATTATGCGGCAGTGGTTGAATTGCTGCCCATCTACCTCGGACACCGCCCAACGGATTCGTTCGCGTGGTTTATGTATGGAGATTCGCTCCGCTTGCTCAAACGCTACTCCGACGCGCTCGCGGCGCTCGCCAGCGCACAACGCGAAGCGCCCCCTCAGGAACAATGGCGCATCTCTTCCGTGCTTGCAGAATTGTACAAGAGTACGGGCAAATTGGACCGAGCAGAGGAGCTCTACCAACAACTGGTCACCGATCGGGACTGCGAAAACAAGACCTGGTGTTGGATATTGCGTGGCGCCAATCTGCTGAAGCTGGAGCGCGTTGCCGAAGCGGAGAGCTGTTTTCGCCGAGCAGCCACGGCGGAGGGCGACGTGGACGAAGCATACTACAACCTGGCGGTAGCTCTCCTCTTTCAGCAGAGGTACGACGAAGCGCTGACGGCCGTAGGCAAGGCAATCGAACTCGATCCTGGATTCAAAAAGGGACCGGAATTGCGCGCACACATCGAGGCGGCTCGTGAGGCCAGCTTAGAATGGCTATCATGGGACGCCGGCAAGTAG
- a CDS encoding SMP-30/gluconolactonase/LRE family protein, protein MHHRLCLAALAFLVAAGPALAAETMGQIERLDPRFDEIVPKDAKIEKLGEGYDWAEGPVWDKAHGYLLFSDVPRNHVLKFAEGKGVSEFLSPSGYTGNKPRGGEPGSNGLVIDAQGRLILCQHGDRQVARLNADKTFHTLADRYEGKRFNSPNDATLSRAGDLYFTDPPYGLLGLNDDPAKELKFNGVYRLSQDGELKLLTKELTFPNGIALTPDEKQIYVANSDPKKAIWMVFDLGADGGISHGRVFYDAMRWSGQRKGLPDGMKVDAKGNVFATGPGGVLVFAPDGTLLGRIDPGEATANCGWGDDGSTLYLAVDMYLCRIKLNTKGVGF, encoded by the coding sequence ATGCACCACCGACTTTGCCTCGCCGCGCTCGCCTTCCTTGTCGCCGCTGGTCCCGCCCTGGCTGCTGAAACCATGGGCCAGATCGAGCGACTCGATCCACGGTTTGACGAGATCGTGCCCAAGGACGCCAAGATCGAAAAGCTCGGCGAGGGGTACGACTGGGCCGAGGGGCCGGTGTGGGACAAAGCGCACGGCTATCTGCTCTTTTCCGATGTGCCGCGCAACCACGTGCTGAAATTTGCGGAAGGGAAGGGGGTAAGCGAGTTTCTCAGCCCCAGCGGCTACACCGGCAACAAGCCGCGCGGCGGCGAGCCCGGCTCGAATGGCCTGGTGATCGACGCCCAGGGGCGGCTGATCTTGTGCCAGCACGGCGATCGGCAAGTGGCGCGTTTGAACGCTGACAAGACCTTTCACACGTTGGCCGACCGCTACGAAGGCAAACGCTTCAACAGCCCCAACGACGCCACGCTGTCGCGCGCCGGCGACCTGTACTTCACCGATCCGCCCTATGGCCTGTTGGGCCTGAACGACGATCCGGCCAAGGAACTCAAGTTCAACGGGGTTTACCGGCTGTCGCAGGACGGCGAATTGAAGCTGCTGACCAAGGAGCTGACTTTTCCCAACGGCATTGCGCTCACGCCCGACGAAAAGCAGATCTACGTCGCCAACTCCGATCCCAAGAAGGCGATCTGGATGGTGTTCGACCTCGGCGCCGATGGCGGCATCTCTCACGGCCGGGTCTTCTACGACGCCATGCGATGGTCCGGTCAGCGCAAGGGACTGCCCGACGGCATGAAGGTGGACGCCAAGGGAAATGTCTTCGCCACGGGGCCGGGCGGGGTATTGGTCTTCGCGCCCGATGGCACGCTGTTGGGGCGGATCGATCCAGGGGAAGCGACCGCCAATTGCGGCTGGGGAGACGACGGCAGCACCCTTTATCTGGCCGTCGATATGTACCTCTGCCGGATCAAGCTCAACACCAAGGGAGTTGGTTTTTAG
- a CDS encoding CPBP family intramembrane metalloprotease, which translates to MKNFASALWLSAALIVAIVFPSFATWLYFIRFAGSPSVQVVYGVGKVLQFALPVLFVWLVAGGFGRWTADSAPPRFNTRQSIAIGLALGAAIMALMLAAYFWAFDDSAAFARVPGEVRSKLDDADADRPLSYLALAVFYSLCHSFLEEYYWRWFVYGGLRKFLPISLAALVSALGFMAHHTIVIGTYFGPASLLTLLLSASVAIGGLLWAWLYQQSGRLYGPWLSHLLVDAGIMIVGYDMVFTP; encoded by the coding sequence ATGAAGAACTTCGCATCCGCGCTTTGGTTGTCTGCCGCACTGATCGTGGCGATTGTCTTTCCGTCCTTCGCCACCTGGCTCTATTTCATCCGGTTCGCCGGCAGCCCAAGCGTGCAGGTGGTGTACGGCGTCGGCAAGGTATTGCAGTTCGCGCTGCCGGTGCTGTTTGTCTGGCTGGTGGCGGGGGGCTTTGGGCGCTGGACAGCAGATTCGGCGCCTCCCAGGTTCAACACGCGGCAGAGCATCGCGATCGGCCTGGCGCTGGGAGCGGCGATCATGGCCCTGATGCTGGCCGCGTACTTTTGGGCCTTTGACGACAGCGCCGCGTTCGCGCGTGTGCCGGGCGAGGTGCGCTCCAAGCTCGACGACGCCGATGCCGATCGGCCATTGAGCTACCTGGCCCTGGCGGTCTTTTACTCGCTGTGTCACTCCTTTTTGGAGGAGTATTACTGGCGCTGGTTTGTGTACGGCGGACTGCGCAAGTTTTTGCCAATATCGCTGGCGGCGTTGGTGTCGGCGCTGGGCTTCATGGCGCATCACACCATCGTCATCGGCACGTATTTTGGCCCGGCGAGCCTGTTGACCCTGCTCTTGTCGGCGTCGGTCGCCATCGGCGGCCTGCTCTGGGCCTGGTTGTACCAACAAAGCGGCCGGCTCTACGGACCCTGGCTGAGCCACCTGCTGGTCGACGCCGGCATCATGATCGTTGGCTACGATATGGTGTTCACGCCGTAG
- the hisI gene encoding phosphoribosyl-AMP cyclohydrolase: MAHTPPAAVPDFAKGDGLLPAIAQDADSGDVLMLAYMNAESYAETLASGRAVYFSRSRGKLWRKGEESGNVQQVEGVFVDCDADTILLKVRQIGGAACHEGYKSCFFRRVADDGLEVIGERVFDPKTVYKK, from the coding sequence TTGGCCCACACCCCCCCGGCCGCAGTTCCCGATTTCGCCAAGGGAGACGGCTTGCTCCCCGCCATCGCGCAAGACGCCGATAGTGGCGATGTCTTGATGCTGGCTTATATGAACGCCGAAAGCTACGCCGAGACCTTGGCGAGCGGCCGCGCGGTCTATTTCAGCCGCAGCCGAGGCAAGCTGTGGCGCAAAGGGGAGGAAAGCGGCAACGTGCAGCAGGTCGAAGGCGTATTTGTCGACTGCGACGCCGACACCATCCTGCTCAAAGTGCGGCAAATCGGCGGCGCCGCTTGCCACGAAGGATACAAAAGCTGCTTTTTTCGCCGCGTTGCCGACGATGGACTCGAAGTGATCGGCGAGCGCGTGTTCGATCCCAAGACCGTTTACAAAAAATAG